One Spirochaeta africana DSM 8902 genomic window carries:
- a CDS encoding MFS transporter yields the protein MTRLFVQGERSLRFRNIAAYGSGDIFGGGATVLIGLYFFFFLTNNVGLSPLAAGTVFGIGKLIDAVTDPLMGYISDITRSRFGRRRIYFLAAIGPIWVSFFLLWLPFGQAPLLLRFIYYTVCYILFSLVYTLVMVPYSALNAEISRAESNRIRLAGSRMVFTQLVTLLAILIPNWLIDLLDIQGYYTMGLVFATLFALPWVFVFLGTWELPYKQPVGGPGFATYFARFTAILRNRTARSHMLMHAASYAAIDILMVLAVFFFTHYLGAPQQIYHLALAVMIITMCMMLPVYYALSRIVSVRLLYAVAMTWWAVGLVGGYYAMQPEHHWSSYLAITAFLGVGTAGGMLMPWTIFPMVTDVGEYFSGENRAGMYAGMLTLTRKLVQGAIVMPLVGISLHSIGYMPQVFPQAQATAIGLQRIFFLAPIGCILIGLLAVLRLPLTSRRAEVLSRTLHARRSGADETATPAADIVLLQKLR from the coding sequence ATGACACGTCTGTTTGTGCAGGGTGAACGCAGCCTGCGGTTTCGCAACATAGCTGCCTATGGCAGCGGCGATATCTTTGGTGGCGGGGCAACGGTCCTGATCGGTCTCTACTTTTTCTTTTTTCTGACCAACAATGTAGGCCTGTCGCCGCTGGCAGCCGGTACCGTGTTTGGTATCGGCAAACTCATCGATGCGGTTACCGACCCGCTGATGGGCTATATCAGTGACATTACCCGCAGCCGCTTCGGACGTCGGCGGATCTACTTTCTGGCAGCTATCGGACCGATCTGGGTCAGCTTCTTTCTGCTGTGGCTTCCGTTCGGCCAGGCCCCGCTGCTGCTGCGATTCATCTACTACACTGTCTGCTACATCCTGTTTTCCCTGGTGTATACCCTGGTCATGGTACCCTACTCTGCACTGAACGCGGAGATCAGCCGCGCTGAATCCAACCGTATTCGCCTGGCCGGGTCTCGCATGGTATTCACCCAGCTGGTAACCCTGCTGGCCATTCTGATCCCGAACTGGCTGATCGATCTGCTGGATATACAGGGGTACTACACCATGGGACTGGTATTTGCGACCCTGTTTGCTCTGCCGTGGGTGTTTGTATTCCTGGGAACCTGGGAATTGCCGTATAAACAGCCTGTCGGCGGTCCGGGTTTTGCCACCTATTTTGCCCGGTTTACCGCTATCCTGCGCAACCGCACTGCGCGCAGCCACATGCTGATGCATGCTGCCAGCTATGCAGCCATCGACATCCTGATGGTACTGGCAGTGTTCTTCTTCACCCACTATCTGGGTGCACCGCAGCAGATATACCACCTGGCACTGGCGGTGATGATTATCACCATGTGCATGATGCTGCCGGTCTATTACGCCCTTTCACGAATTGTGAGTGTACGCCTGCTCTATGCTGTCGCCATGACATGGTGGGCAGTCGGTCTGGTTGGGGGATACTACGCGATGCAGCCTGAACATCACTGGAGCAGCTACCTTGCAATTACGGCCTTTCTGGGCGTTGGCACTGCCGGTGGTATGCTGATGCCCTGGACAATCTTTCCGATGGTAACCGATGTCGGTGAGTACTTCAGCGGTGAAAACCGTGCCGGGATGTATGCCGGGATGCTGACCCTTACCCGCAAGCTGGTGCAGGGAGCAATCGTAATGCCGCTGGTCGGCATCTCGCTGCACTCGATCGGCTACATGCCGCAGGTGTTTCCCCAGGCTCAGGCCACCGCCATCGGGCTGCAGCGAATCTTTTTCCTGGCGCCCATCGGCTGTATACTGATCGGTTTACTGGCGGTACTGCGACTGCCGCTGACCAGCCGCCGGGCTGAGGTGCTCAGCCGCACCCTGCATGCACGCCGCAGCGGGGCTGACGAGACAGCAACCCCGGCTGCCGACATTGTGCTGCTCCAGAAACTGCGTTAG
- a CDS encoding alanyl-tRNA editing protein produces MSAQRTPQMLFYDNQYLKTSTARVVAARAVDAAVAVLELDQTLFYPEGGGQPADRGTIAGMELLDVQKGEDGAVLHTVRVASDTLPAPGSEVRLELNWAHRFAYMQQHSGQHLLSAMLKRTADAGTVSVRQGSETTTIEVDREQLSADQLGQAVRAANAAIQQNLPITAEWVAHTRINQQELRRPTSITGQVRLVRIQDTDCVACAGVHLSSTGELGVIRLVGSERIRGRLRLQFLIGQRAVEEYLYLGEMASDLVQRFSTPVTQLHQQILQLEEKQLELKQELAALQLAQAETISRRIAANGPGELLQDGDPFPEVARQLGKLASTPRLVLAPATAGLRWAMVLPEGSREDVARFMDGFFAERWKGGGKPPLFQGVVAGVEAADPCVQHALAAFPGPAAAD; encoded by the coding sequence GTGAGCGCCCAACGAACACCGCAGATGTTGTTTTACGATAACCAGTACCTGAAGACATCCACTGCCCGGGTGGTAGCAGCCCGGGCGGTGGATGCAGCTGTTGCCGTGCTGGAACTTGATCAGACCTTGTTCTATCCCGAGGGAGGGGGGCAGCCCGCTGATCGCGGAACCATCGCCGGCATGGAGCTGCTGGACGTCCAGAAGGGTGAGGATGGCGCTGTGCTGCACACCGTACGGGTCGCGTCGGATACCCTGCCGGCACCAGGCAGCGAGGTAAGACTGGAGCTGAACTGGGCTCACCGCTTTGCGTACATGCAGCAGCACAGTGGTCAGCATCTGCTCTCGGCCATGCTCAAGCGAACTGCCGATGCCGGAACCGTCTCGGTGCGTCAGGGCAGTGAGACCACTACCATAGAGGTGGACCGCGAGCAGCTTTCTGCTGATCAGCTTGGCCAGGCAGTACGTGCTGCCAATGCGGCGATTCAGCAGAATCTCCCGATTACCGCCGAGTGGGTGGCGCATACCCGCATCAACCAGCAAGAACTCCGCCGCCCGACCTCGATCACCGGTCAGGTACGGCTGGTGCGCATCCAGGACACCGACTGTGTCGCCTGTGCCGGAGTTCACCTGTCATCTACCGGTGAGCTGGGGGTGATCCGGCTGGTTGGCAGCGAGCGTATTCGCGGACGCCTGCGGCTGCAGTTCCTGATCGGGCAGCGGGCGGTCGAGGAATATCTCTATTTGGGCGAGATGGCCAGCGATCTGGTACAGCGGTTTTCAACCCCGGTTACACAGCTGCATCAGCAGATCCTGCAGCTGGAAGAGAAACAGCTGGAACTGAAACAGGAACTGGCGGCCTTGCAGCTGGCACAGGCAGAGACTATTTCCCGCCGCATTGCGGCGAACGGCCCCGGTGAACTGCTGCAGGATGGCGATCCTTTTCCCGAGGTGGCGCGTCAGCTGGGGAAACTTGCCAGTACGCCGCGCCTGGTCCTGGCCCCGGCAACTGCCGGCCTGCGGTGGGCGATGGTGCTTCCGGAGGGCAGCCGGGAAGATGTGGCCCGGTTTATGGACGGCTTTTTTGCTGAACGGTGGAAAGGTGGCGGCAAGCCGCCATTGTTTCAGGGGGTTGTTGCCGGGGTCGAAGCCGCCGATCCGTGTGTACAGCACGCCCTGGCAGCATTCCCCGGTCCGGCGGCAGCAGACTAA
- a CDS encoding OmpA family protein has product MKQNAKKFMILIAIEVALLLVIAIFILVMQSQGRVYARRPLVLLERPTVTYLVGEAQVQNPDATWQPVAIGDTLRAGSAVRTLGESRLDLRFSDGTAVRLEEHTALHIARLQADETELRIDQGTVYGRFRKQFLEQEYRLRGGGAVAGVRGTRLSFTVAEDHARIDVLSGLVDIWTAENPDQRIELFSNHRTRVFSGQIPEQPTPIPASERSALEHLVRNIQQEQVLLVSSTIQFASNTDRIMPASLPELEWVVQELQDHPYRIRIDGHTADVGTRDAMQQLSLQRAERIREYLIEQGIAPNRLQVRGFGATRPLTDNDTPEGRAINRRVEFIITD; this is encoded by the coding sequence GTGAAACAAAATGCGAAAAAGTTCATGATCCTGATTGCTATAGAGGTGGCTCTGCTGCTGGTTATTGCGATCTTTATTCTGGTGATGCAGTCACAGGGACGGGTGTATGCACGACGTCCGCTGGTGCTGCTGGAGCGCCCGACCGTTACTTATCTGGTTGGCGAGGCCCAGGTACAGAACCCTGATGCTACCTGGCAGCCAGTCGCGATCGGCGACACCCTGCGAGCCGGTTCCGCGGTGCGAACCCTCGGCGAAAGCCGTCTGGACCTGCGATTTTCCGATGGTACCGCGGTCCGCCTGGAAGAGCATACCGCATTGCACATTGCCCGTCTGCAGGCCGATGAAACCGAGCTCAGAATAGACCAGGGAACCGTCTACGGGCGATTCCGCAAGCAGTTTCTGGAGCAGGAGTATCGCCTGCGCGGCGGCGGGGCTGTGGCCGGGGTTCGAGGAACCCGACTGTCGTTCACCGTAGCCGAAGACCACGCCCGGATAGATGTCCTGTCCGGCCTGGTGGATATCTGGACTGCCGAGAATCCCGATCAGCGAATCGAGCTTTTCAGCAATCATCGCACCCGGGTGTTCTCCGGACAGATTCCCGAGCAGCCCACCCCGATTCCCGCAAGCGAGCGCAGTGCGCTGGAACACCTGGTGCGCAACATTCAACAGGAACAGGTGCTGCTGGTATCCTCCACCATTCAGTTTGCATCGAACACCGATCGCATCATGCCGGCATCCCTGCCGGAACTGGAGTGGGTAGTACAGGAGCTGCAGGATCATCCCTATCGCATCCGCATCGACGGGCATACCGCCGATGTCGGCACCCGTGACGCCATGCAGCAGCTCTCGCTGCAGCGTGCCGAACGCATCCGGGAGTACCTGATTGAGCAAGGGATCGCCCCGAACCGGCTGCAGGTGCGCGGTTTTGGCGCAACCCGGCCGCTTACCGATAACGATACCCCGGAAGGGCGCGCCATCAACCGCAGGGTCGAGTTTATTATTACCGATTAA
- a CDS encoding response regulator, with the protein MAKILIIEDSRAQQALLARFLSDKKHEVTTAGDGEQGLEQLKSGRFDAVITDIVLPRMDGIELIREIRASCDYPLVIIAISGGSTHAVQSHLETARIAGADGALAKPFQRTALQQLLQDLLRKNAASGGPGNPAG; encoded by the coding sequence ATGGCAAAGATACTGATTATCGAGGACAGCCGGGCGCAGCAGGCGCTGCTGGCCAGGTTTCTTTCGGACAAGAAACACGAGGTGACGACCGCCGGTGATGGCGAACAGGGTCTGGAGCAGCTGAAATCCGGGCGTTTTGATGCAGTGATCACCGATATTGTGCTGCCGCGCATGGATGGGATTGAGCTCATCCGGGAAATCCGTGCCTCGTGCGACTATCCGCTGGTGATCATCGCTATCTCCGGCGGCAGCACCCACGCGGTACAGTCCCATCTGGAGACAGCCAGAATCGCCGGTGCAGACGGGGCTCTTGCCAAACCGTTCCAGCGCACCGCGCTGCAGCAGCTGCTGCAGGATCTACTGAGGAAAAATGCAGCCAGCGGCGGTCCTGGTAATCCCGCGGGCTGA
- a CDS encoding protease complex subunit PrcB family protein, with protein MKMRILMAIVLLGLLLIGVNGCATSVPADTGETAAVDEQNSVPVPQISPVAPEYCLERVCVLSSRAGHTRRSRSTVRARSRAAWQGLAGDPGLEDLLPGYEQYLEQELDFDRDAIVAVFAGERSTGGYSLELDRVERSETTITLHIRENTPAADAMVTQALTYPALVAVIHDAPAEILIEY; from the coding sequence ATGAAAATGCGTATATTGATGGCCATCGTACTGCTGGGACTGCTGCTGATTGGCGTGAATGGCTGTGCCACCTCGGTACCGGCGGATACCGGGGAAACCGCTGCCGTTGATGAGCAGAATAGTGTGCCGGTACCACAGATATCCCCGGTTGCCCCCGAGTACTGTCTGGAGAGGGTCTGTGTACTCAGTTCACGTGCCGGACACACCCGACGCAGCCGCTCGACCGTACGGGCGCGTAGTCGGGCAGCTTGGCAAGGGCTGGCCGGAGATCCCGGACTTGAGGATCTGCTTCCCGGCTACGAGCAGTACCTGGAGCAGGAACTGGACTTCGACCGTGACGCTATTGTAGCGGTTTTTGCCGGGGAGCGTTCGACCGGCGGGTATTCCCTGGAACTTGACCGCGTTGAGCGCAGCGAAACGACGATCACCCTGCATATCCGTGAGAACACCCCGGCTGCCGACGCAATGGTTACCCAGGCACTGACGTATCCTGCACTGGTGGCGGTTATTCATGATGCACCGGCCGAGATCCTGATAGAGTACTGA
- a CDS encoding SMP-30/gluconolactonase/LRE family protein, with protein sequence MSPVHCRLGEGIIRDAERGCIWWVDIEGQLLHRSSYDGNHYSSLEFDQKVSMIALSTHHTLLVGLEREIREIDEHGHRIRSTAFEPDCAHTRANDGKVGPDGALWIGSMSSRMRSGEAALYRLDQDFQLRTVLTGVTVSNGMGWSPDGTCMYYIDTTTRRIDAFSFDPAGDGMIPQSRHCITAIPPELGWPDGMAVDSQGNLWVAMYDGSCITVWDPADGHLLDRIDLPVRRITSLAFGGDALCDLYITTAAADSAGEQQDLPLSGRLLHLTAQQPGLPGYLFGRRQE encoded by the coding sequence GTGTCGCCTGTTCATTGCCGGCTGGGTGAAGGGATTATCCGGGATGCCGAACGGGGCTGTATCTGGTGGGTTGATATCGAAGGTCAGCTCCTGCACCGCAGTTCCTATGACGGCAACCATTATTCATCCCTGGAATTTGACCAGAAGGTATCGATGATTGCCCTTTCCACACATCACACCCTGCTGGTTGGCCTGGAACGCGAGATTCGGGAGATTGATGAGCACGGTCACCGTATACGTTCGACCGCGTTTGAGCCCGACTGCGCACATACCCGAGCCAACGACGGCAAGGTCGGACCGGACGGAGCCCTGTGGATAGGCAGCATGAGTAGCAGAATGCGGTCCGGCGAGGCAGCCCTGTATCGGCTGGACCAGGATTTTCAGCTACGAACTGTACTGACAGGGGTAACCGTGTCAAATGGCATGGGATGGTCGCCGGATGGAACCTGCATGTATTATATCGATACCACGACCCGCCGGATCGATGCCTTCAGCTTCGATCCGGCGGGGGACGGGATGATTCCGCAAAGCCGCCACTGTATTACAGCCATCCCCCCCGAGTTGGGATGGCCCGACGGCATGGCGGTAGACAGTCAGGGAAACCTCTGGGTGGCGATGTATGACGGCAGCTGTATTACCGTCTGGGATCCCGCGGACGGGCATCTGCTGGACAGGATTGACCTGCCGGTGCGAAGGATTACCAGCCTTGCGTTCGGTGGGGATGCCCTGTGCGATCTCTATATTACCACCGCGGCGGCAGACTCCGCTGGCGAGCAGCAGGACCTGCCCCTGTCAGGACGACTGTTGCACCTGACCGCTCAGCAGCCAGGGCTTCCCGGCTATCTTTTTGGCAGGAGGCAGGAATGA
- a CDS encoding ABC transporter ATP-binding protein has protein sequence MAIVSLQDVHKIYPLGKTSVHAIQGVSFDIQEGDFISIAGPSGSGKSTILNLLGCIDVPTDGSVVIDSHNTRTLSDREITDLRHRFIGFIFQSFNLVPVLNVYENIEFPLLLGKNSRSRAERRDWIDHLIDEVGLGEWRTHRPNELSGGQRQRVAIARALATRPRVVLADEPTANLDSKTGEKIIELMKKINRDQGTTFIFSTHDATIVDIADHVIRLLDGRIVREERR, from the coding sequence ATGGCAATCGTTTCGCTACAGGATGTGCACAAGATATACCCGCTGGGAAAAACCAGTGTTCACGCAATCCAGGGGGTGTCGTTCGACATCCAGGAGGGCGACTTTATCTCGATTGCGGGGCCATCCGGCTCCGGCAAGTCTACCATTCTCAATCTTCTGGGGTGTATCGATGTTCCGACCGACGGTTCGGTGGTTATCGACTCCCACAATACGCGCACACTGTCCGATCGTGAGATTACCGACCTGCGGCATCGGTTTATCGGATTTATCTTTCAGAGCTTTAACCTGGTGCCGGTGCTGAACGTATATGAAAACATCGAGTTCCCGCTGCTGCTGGGCAAAAACAGTCGCAGTCGAGCTGAACGCCGGGACTGGATAGATCACTTGATCGATGAGGTAGGTCTGGGTGAGTGGCGCACGCATCGCCCGAACGAGTTGTCTGGCGGGCAGCGGCAGCGGGTGGCTATTGCCCGGGCTCTGGCGACCAGGCCGCGCGTGGTGCTGGCCGATGAGCCTACTGCAAACCTCGATTCAAAAACCGGTGAAAAGATTATCGAACTCATGAAAAAGATCAACCGTGATCAGGGGACCACGTTTATCTTCTCCACCCATGATGCAACCATCGTGGATATCGCTGATCATGTGATACGCCTGCTGGACGGCAGGATCGTTCGCGAGGAGCGGCGATAA
- a CDS encoding aldo/keto reductase, with amino-acid sequence MKQIELLSGYSIPQLGMGTWQLNGETCSTAVAAAIELGYRHIDTAFAYENHREVAQGIQQAGYPREELFLTTKIPLGKQRPEQIMTFGSRMLDELEVDYVDLLLIHWPDKKVPFAETLSAMKELVDKGSVRSIGISNFNSRITAEAADASPLPVVTNQVEFHPFLYQRELLQVCRERGIVVTAYSPLARGEVVRDERLQKIAERYETNAASVAIAWLMQKGIVVIPKAASTEHLQSNLAAADLEIAPEDIASIDSFEDFRRIINGNFKHYPFDEEM; translated from the coding sequence ATGAAACAGATCGAATTATTATCCGGATATTCCATCCCGCAGCTTGGCATGGGAACCTGGCAGCTCAACGGGGAAACCTGTAGTACGGCCGTAGCCGCTGCCATCGAACTGGGATATCGCCACATCGATACCGCTTTCGCCTACGAGAATCATCGCGAGGTAGCCCAGGGCATACAGCAGGCTGGTTACCCGCGCGAGGAGCTGTTCCTGACCACCAAGATTCCGCTCGGGAAACAGCGTCCGGAACAGATTATGACCTTCGGCTCGCGTATGCTGGATGAGCTGGAGGTGGACTATGTAGATCTGCTGCTTATCCACTGGCCAGACAAGAAGGTGCCGTTTGCCGAGACCCTGTCCGCGATGAAGGAACTGGTGGACAAGGGCAGCGTGCGCAGCATCGGGATCAGTAACTTCAATTCTCGCATCACTGCCGAGGCAGCCGATGCGTCACCGCTGCCGGTTGTCACCAATCAGGTCGAGTTCCATCCCTTTCTGTATCAGCGGGAGCTGCTGCAGGTATGTCGTGAACGGGGGATTGTGGTAACTGCCTACTCTCCGCTGGCTCGCGGCGAGGTTGTCCGGGACGAGCGGCTGCAAAAGATTGCCGAGCGATACGAGACCAACGCCGCCAGTGTGGCGATTGCATGGCTCATGCAGAAGGGGATTGTAGTAATCCCCAAGGCCGCCTCGACAGAGCATCTGCAGAGCAATCTGGCAGCTGCTGATCTCGAGATTGCCCCCGAGGATATCGCAAGCATCGACAGCTTTGAGGACTTTCGCCGCATTATCAACGGAAACTTCAAGCACTATCCGTTTGACGAAGAAATGTAG
- a CDS encoding DUF2721 domain-containing protein, translated as MQDFSLTFSTPGLLFPAISLLFLSFTNRFISYAALVRGLHDQWRQNCDPAISRQIENLRRRMRLIRLTQMSGTISLLLCTLSMIFLLVPGGILPWVMFAGALVFMAVALIVLALEVAISMHAIELQLDDMQSPAEAGGCVDQD; from the coding sequence ATGCAAGACTTTTCGCTGACTTTTTCTACCCCCGGGCTGTTGTTTCCGGCTATCTCCCTGCTGTTTCTTTCGTTTACCAATCGGTTTATCAGTTATGCCGCCCTGGTTCGCGGGCTGCACGATCAGTGGCGCCAGAACTGCGATCCGGCCATCTCGCGCCAGATCGAAAATCTGCGGCGGCGGATGCGGCTGATACGGCTTACCCAGATGTCCGGAACGATCTCGCTGCTGCTGTGCACCCTGTCGATGATCTTTTTACTGGTTCCTGGCGGTATCCTTCCATGGGTGATGTTCGCCGGTGCCCTGGTGTTCATGGCGGTTGCCCTGATTGTGCTGGCACTCGAGGTTGCTATCTCGATGCACGCCATCGAACTGCAGCTTGATGATATGCAGTCCCCGGCAGAAGCGGGGGGGTGTGTGGACCAGGACTGA
- the serB gene encoding phosphoserine phosphatase SerB, with translation MAHTHELFLITLFGDDKPGITSHFTAIFAEYDVNILDIGQSVIHNTLSSGFLIEVPAGTDSAEVLKELLYAGYKIGVHVKFQPVSAESYDGWVESQGKDRYIISLLGRKLTARQIAAVTRIIYDQGLNIDVISRLSGRVPLEGPAANGKASVEISVRGQARDLQAMKAAFLQTAGEQGIDIAFQKDNIYRRNRRLVCFDMDSTLIQTEVIVELARRAGVGDEVHRVTESAMRGEIDFAESFRQRIALLAGLDESVLQEVAEQLPLTEGVERLVGTLHQLGYKTAILSGGFSYFGQYLQKLLGFHYVYANELEIQDGKLTGRHLGPIVDGQKKAEYLQAIAERENITLEQVIAIGDGANDLPMLELAGLGIAFQAKPLVRENADHAISTMGLDGVLYLLGFRDRELLEA, from the coding sequence ATGGCGCACACCCACGAACTCTTTCTGATTACCCTGTTTGGCGATGACAAGCCGGGGATTACCTCGCATTTTACCGCCATCTTTGCCGAGTACGATGTAAACATCCTCGATATCGGTCAATCGGTAATCCACAACACCCTGTCCTCCGGTTTTTTGATCGAGGTTCCCGCCGGCACCGACTCGGCGGAGGTACTCAAGGAGCTGCTGTATGCCGGCTACAAGATCGGGGTTCATGTCAAGTTTCAGCCGGTCTCGGCAGAAAGCTACGATGGCTGGGTAGAATCACAGGGCAAGGATCGCTACATCATCAGTCTGCTGGGGCGCAAGCTCACAGCCCGGCAGATCGCGGCGGTAACCAGGATAATCTACGATCAGGGGCTGAATATCGATGTGATCTCGCGCCTCTCGGGACGGGTTCCGTTGGAAGGGCCGGCTGCCAATGGCAAGGCATCGGTGGAGATCTCGGTGCGCGGCCAGGCACGGGATCTGCAGGCGATGAAGGCCGCCTTTCTGCAGACTGCCGGGGAGCAGGGGATTGATATCGCCTTTCAGAAGGATAATATCTACCGCCGTAATCGCCGGCTGGTGTGTTTTGACATGGACTCGACCCTGATCCAGACCGAGGTAATCGTAGAACTGGCACGACGTGCCGGGGTCGGGGACGAGGTGCATCGGGTTACCGAGTCGGCCATGCGCGGGGAGATCGACTTTGCCGAGAGCTTCCGGCAGCGGATAGCGCTCCTGGCCGGGCTGGATGAATCGGTGCTGCAGGAGGTTGCCGAGCAGCTGCCGTTAACCGAGGGAGTGGAGCGGCTGGTTGGTACCCTGCATCAGCTGGGGTACAAGACCGCGATTCTTTCCGGCGGTTTCAGCTACTTCGGCCAGTACCTGCAAAAGCTGCTCGGGTTTCATTATGTATATGCGAATGAACTGGAAATTCAGGATGGCAAGCTGACCGGCAGGCATCTTGGCCCGATTGTGGACGGTCAGAAAAAAGCCGAGTACCTGCAGGCAATCGCCGAGCGCGAGAACATCACCCTGGAACAGGTGATTGCGATAGGCGACGGCGCCAACGACCTGCCTATGCTTGAGCTGGCCGGGTTGGGGATAGCCTTTCAGGCCAAACCGCTGGTGCGGGAGAATGCTGACCACGCCATCTCTACCATGGGCCTGGACGGGGTGCTGTATCTGCTGGGCTTCCGCGATCGCGAGCTGCTGGAGGCCTGA
- a CDS encoding type 1 glutamine amidotransferase domain-containing protein, with amino-acid sequence MKIAMAIGPGFEDLEHWAVYMRMAELGAQIVTVGARAGEVYTAKSGGLTAQADTTANTLQADELTALLIPGGWAPDKLRRDTALLELIRSMDAAGKLLGFICHAGWVAASAGIVRGRKAAGSLGIKDDMENAGAEWVDQPALRDGNIVWGRVVADIPAYNRLLAETLTGN; translated from the coding sequence ATGAAAATAGCGATGGCAATCGGGCCGGGTTTTGAGGATCTGGAGCACTGGGCGGTCTACATGCGTATGGCAGAACTGGGGGCACAGATCGTGACCGTCGGGGCCCGGGCAGGCGAGGTATACACCGCCAAAAGCGGCGGGCTTACAGCACAGGCCGACACCACGGCCAATACCCTGCAAGCCGATGAGCTCACGGCACTGCTGATCCCCGGAGGCTGGGCGCCGGACAAGCTGCGCCGGGACACCGCCCTGCTCGAGTTGATTCGGTCAATGGATGCTGCCGGCAAGCTGCTGGGGTTTATCTGTCACGCCGGCTGGGTCGCAGCCAGCGCCGGAATCGTCCGCGGACGCAAGGCCGCCGGAAGTCTGGGCATCAAGGACGATATGGAGAATGCCGGGGCAGAATGGGTCGATCAACCTGCACTGCGCGATGGCAACATTGTCTGGGGGCGGGTTGTTGCCGACATTCCGGCCTACAACCGGCTGTTGGCAGAGACCCTAACCGGAAACTGA
- a CDS encoding NADH:flavin oxidoreductase, translated as MQHTYPHFSSPLEIGGLTLSNRIVMPPLVIWQSGQEGLVHEAHLAHYRESAGPGLIIAEAACVASNGRLAATQIGIFGDEQLPGLTALASTIADTGAVPGIQIHHAGAQSTREKNWGEDPVVVSLGERSPEGAVELDEAGIRLIISQFGDAAERAVSAGFKLIEIHGAHGYLGSQFLSPRHNKRSDAWGGSLENRVRFLQEVTREVVSRVGDRAVIACRLGVADQVLPIEEGIRAARILIDAGVQLLHVSNAGGMPKLPDGGHLPDSEDGLSALFLFACRVRSALADLPHIPVIGVGGVKTPSRAETALSRREPVDLVAVGRGLLADPAWAAKSLAGREQEISPCIDCRPRCFWFSEPERCPARAAIAAGRYPAG; from the coding sequence ATGCAGCACACGTACCCACACTTTAGCAGCCCGCTGGAGATCGGCGGGCTTACCCTTTCCAATCGTATAGTCATGCCGCCGCTGGTAATCTGGCAGTCCGGCCAGGAGGGCCTGGTGCACGAGGCGCATCTGGCACATTACCGGGAATCAGCCGGGCCGGGGCTGATTATTGCCGAGGCGGCCTGCGTTGCTTCCAATGGCCGGCTGGCTGCAACCCAGATCGGGATTTTTGGCGACGAGCAGCTGCCGGGTCTTACCGCGTTGGCCAGTACCATAGCTGATACCGGTGCGGTGCCGGGAATCCAGATCCATCATGCCGGTGCGCAGAGCACCCGGGAGAAGAACTGGGGCGAGGATCCGGTGGTCGTGAGCCTGGGCGAGCGCAGCCCAGAGGGTGCGGTCGAGCTGGATGAGGCTGGTATCCGGCTGATAATCAGCCAGTTTGGCGATGCCGCCGAGCGGGCGGTGTCCGCCGGTTTCAAGCTGATAGAGATCCATGGCGCACACGGGTATCTGGGCAGCCAGTTCCTGTCTCCGCGGCATAACAAGCGCAGCGATGCCTGGGGCGGGTCACTGGAGAACCGGGTCCGTTTTCTGCAGGAGGTAACCCGAGAGGTAGTGTCCCGGGTTGGTGACCGGGCGGTTATTGCCTGTCGGCTGGGAGTAGCCGATCAGGTACTGCCGATAGAAGAGGGGATCCGGGCTGCACGTATCCTGATAGACGCCGGGGTGCAGCTGCTGCATGTGTCCAATGCAGGCGGTATGCCGAAGCTGCCTGACGGCGGCCATCTGCCGGACAGCGAGGACGGTCTGTCTGCACTGTTCCTGTTCGCTTGCCGTGTGCGATCTGCCCTGGCCGATCTGCCGCATATCCCGGTAATCGGGGTGGGGGGAGTGAAAACCCCGTCCCGGGCCGAGACAGCGCTGTCGCGCCGCGAGCCGGTCGATCTGGTTGCGGTAGGGCGCGGCTTACTGGCCGATCCAGCCTGGGCAGCCAAAAGCCTGGCTGGACGTGAGCAGGAGATATCCCCCTGCATCGACTGTCGCCCGCGCTGCTTCTGGTTCAGCGAGCCGGAACGCTGCCCGGCCCGCGCCGCGATTGCTGCCGGTCGCTATCCGGCCGGGTAG